A window of Puntigrus tetrazona isolate hp1 chromosome 11, ASM1883169v1, whole genome shotgun sequence contains these coding sequences:
- the trmt1 gene encoding LOW QUALITY PROTEIN: tRNA (guanine(26)-N(2))-dimethyltransferase (The sequence of the model RefSeq protein was modified relative to this genomic sequence to represent the inferred CDS: deleted 1 base in 1 codon), whose amino-acid sequence MLARPTLQVSSRFIGFSLAFPKKRSSILQILATGHNCVFKKFRTMDSKKEPEESPNKSRADADSTTPAVPVEDTKPSSSTESRQTSSTEPGETVVREGKAAILFPSANEVFYNPVQEFNRDLTCAVITEFAREQLAQRGIRILIPGEKDRVVVRLSEEKNGAVDQEISEQPEDEQQMEKEDDKKEFITASVGERCEQGLHVLEGLAASGLRSVRFALEVPGLKSITANDYSAKAAALIAQDAQHNNVSHILQASQRDASMVMYEARGRKERYDVIDLDPYGSPSPFLDAAVQAVSEGGLLCITCTDMAVMAGNSGETCYSKYGSVSIKSKYCHEMALRIILHSLDQRAAVYQRYIEPLLSVSVDFYIRVFVRVKTGQVVVKNSASKQALLYNCVGCGAFHLQRMGKKMSQGKHMKYSAATGPPVGPSCEHCGQRHQLGGPVWAEPIHDIAFVQKVLSAVSGNPTRFRTSKRIEGVLSMVTEELQDVPLYYVLDHLSSTVHCSTPSMLQFRSALLHAGYRVSLSHACKNAVKTDAPAGVLWDIIRCWEKSNPVKRERLSETSPAHHIISKEPVLQACFEIRGDANPQSRKRHLTRFQENPQANWGPKARAKAGGGISSELEDKRKQLQGKRKKQITNSSQLKNFPCKKFRKGTCTYGEKCCYSHELEQETEEKMD is encoded by the exons ATGTTAGCAAGGCCAACACTTCAGGTATCCTCAAGATTTATAGGTTTTTCTTTAGCATTTCCTAAGAAGAGATCCTCAATACTTCAGATCCTCGCTACAGGACACAACTGTGTCTTCAAGAAGTTCAGGACAATGGACAGCAAGAAAGAACCTGAAGAATCCCCAAACAAGAGCAGGGCAGATGCAGACAGTACTACCCCAGCAGTACCAGTGGAAGACACCAAACCTTCCAGCTCTACAGAAAGCAGGCAGACCTCATCCACAGAACCTGGGGAGACAGTTGTCAGAGAGGGAAAGGCTGCCATTTTATTCCCAAGTGCTAATGAGGTGTTCTACAACCCTGTGCAGGAGTTCAATCGAGATTTAAC GTGTGCGGTAATAACGGAGTTTGCTAGGGAGCAGCTGGCTCAGAGGGGTATCCGGATATTGATCCCAGGTGAGAAAGATCGAGTTGTGGTTCGACTCTCGGAGGAGAAGAATGGAGCGGTAGACCAGGAAATATCAGAACAGCCTGAAGATGAGCAGCAAATGGAAAAAGAGGATGACAAGAAAGAGTTCATCACTGCGTCTGTAGGGGAAAGATGTGAG CAAGGTCTGCAT GTGCTGGAGGGTCTGGCGGCATCAGGCCTGCGTTCTGTACGTTTTGCTCTGGAAGTTCCTGGCCTGAAAAGCATCACTGCTAATGATTACTCTGCTAAAGCTGCTGCCCTGATCGCCCAGGATGCACAACACAACAACGTGTCCCACATACTGCAAGCCAGCCAAAGAGATGCcag CATGGTGATGTATGAGGCAAGAGGGAGGAAGGAACGATATGATGTTATTGATCTGGACCCCTATGGTAGCCCTTCTCCGTTTCTGGACGCAGCTGTGCAGGCTGTCAGTGAGGGGG GGTTGCTTTGTATTACGTGTACGGATATGGCTGTAATGGCTGGAAATAGTGGGGAGACCTGCTACAGCAAATATGGCTCTGTGTCTATCAAGTCCAAATACTGTCATGAGATG GCCTTGCGCATTATTCTGCACAGTTTAGATCAGAGAGCAGCTGTTTATCAGCGATACATTGAACCTCTCTTGAGTGTGAGTGTGGATTTCTACATTCGTGTGTTTGTCAGAGTCAAAACAGGCCAGGTTGTGGTCAAGAACTCTGCAAG TAAGCAGGCGCTGTTGTATAACTGTGTTGGCTGTGGTGCTTTTCATCTTCAGAGAATGGGGAAGAAGATGAGCCAAGGCAAACA TATGAAGTATTCGGCAGCCACTGGACCACCTGTGGGACCCAGCTGTGAACACTGTGGGCAGAGGCACCAG TTGGGAGGTCCCGTCTGGGCGGAGCCTATTCATGACATTGCGTTTGTTCAGAAGGTTTTGAGTGCTGTTTCAGGGAACCCCACCCGCTTCAGAACATCCAAGCGGATCGAGGGGGTGCTTAGCATGGTGACCGAG GAGCTGCAGGACGTTCCTCTGTATTATGTTTTGGATCATTTGAGCAGCACAGTtcactgtagcacgccgtccaTGCTGCAGTTCAG GTCAGCTCTCCTGCATGCTGGGTACagagtgtctctctctcatgcctgtaaaaatgcagtgaaaaccGATGCTCCGGCTGGGGTGTTGTGGGATATCATTCGTTGCTGG GAAAAGTCCAATCCTGTGAAGAGAGAGCGGTTATCAGAAACCAGTCCTGCTCACCACATTATCTCCAAAGAGCCAGT TCTTCAAGCCTGCTTTGAAATCAGAGGAGATGCAAACCCTCAATCACGAAAACGGCACCTCACACGTTTCCAGGAGAATCCACAGGCCAACTGGGGACCCAAAGCCCGCGCCAAAGCTGG TGGAGGAATCTCTTCTGAGCTGGAGGACAAAAGAAAACAGCTTCAgggtaaaagaaagaaacaaatcacAAACTCTTCTCAACTCAAAAACTTCCCCTGTAAGAAGTTTCGGAAG gGAACATGTACATATGGAGAGAAATGCTGTTATTCACATGAACTCGAGCAAGAAACTGAGGAAAAGATGGACTAA
- the man2b1 gene encoding LOW QUALITY PROTEIN: lysosomal alpha-mannosidase (The sequence of the model RefSeq protein was modified relative to this genomic sequence to represent the inferred CDS: inserted 1 base in 1 codon), whose protein sequence is MAALCISVLFQLLFCLVLSLPTGRNSICGYNSCPATNPSMLNVHLVPHTHDDVGWLKTVDQYYYGDRNNIQHAGVQYILDSVIDQLQKDPARRFIYVETAFFYRWWRQQSQNTQRIVTQLVNEGRLEFINGGWCMSDEATTHYSAVIDQMTLGLRFLNDTFGECGRPRVAWHIDPFGHAREHASIFAQMGYDGFFFGRLDYQDKARRMKTKEMEMLWRASESLAPPLADLFTGVLPNGYNPPEGFCWDQSCDDPPIRDDPDLEDYNVDEIVQXFLNVSYKQAAFYKTNHIIMTMGSDFQYENANLWYKNMDKLIKYVNALQVKGSKVNVLYSTPSCYLQELNLANLTWPLKTDDFFPYADDAHDFWTGYFTSRPALKLYERLSNSRLQTCNQLEVLGGPKSTSGPFGEGDSDTMKRAMGVAQHHDAVSGTEKQHVAYDYARRLATGWAHCEVLVRNSLAVLSGSEAPRVFCENLNISVCPLTESSQMFSMNVYNPLGRTISWPVRLPVNGSLYKVTDKNGKEVDSQVVPLSKSTQQVRRNRGYAKAELVFQVEAPPLGYTTYIISKLKEEPPASSTKPTATRVIQNKFLKVTFDDTTGLLSSLTNLETNQTIRLTQNFYWYNASAGNNKESRQPSGAYIFRPNSSDPFVVNKTAEIQIVTVSNTVQEVTQWFSPWVSQVVRLYEGHRELELEWTVGPVPIADGLGKEVITRLDTDIESSEYFYTDSNGREVLERRKDYRPTWDLKQTEPIAGNYYPVNSRAYIKDDKHQLTVVTDRSQGASSIYNGSLEIMLHRRLLYDDFRGVGEPLSEPGVFFDGLVARGHMLLTLTPPNMAADIHRPLAQGMVLQPLLSFQDGTPLSNTKLEFSGLQAALPPAVHLLTMSQWDKDSVLIRLEHQYQAKESKTHSQPVTVNLQKLFSTLEVLGASEMSLGANQWKEDMNRLQWNTAKASKPLSAKDPSPWEVTLNPMEIRTFLLRVRQL, encoded by the exons ATGGCTGCGCTCTGCATCAGTGTCCTGTTCCAGCTGCTCTTCTGTCTTGTACTTTCTTTACCGACGGGACGAAACTCCATCTGCGGTTATAAT TCATGTCCAGCCACAAATCCGTCCATGCTGAATGTCCATCTGGTTCCTCACACACATGATGATGTTGGCTGGCTCAAGACTGTGGATCAGTACTACTATGGAG ACCGAAACAACATCCAGCACGCAGGAGTTCAGTATATTTTGGACTCTGTAATAGACCAGCTTCAGAAGGATCCAGCGCGACGGTTCATCTACGTAGAGACAGCCTTCTTTTACCGCTGGTGGAGACAACAGAGCCAGAACACACAGCGAATCGTAACACAGCTGGTCAATGAAG gTCGTCTTGAGTTTATAAATGGTGGCTGGTGCATGAGTGACGAGGCCACCACGCACTACAGCGCAGTCATAGATCAGATGACTCTGGGGCTGCGATTCCTGAATGACACCTTCGGAGAATGCGGCCGTCCCCGGGTGGCCTGGCACATCGACCCGTTTGGACACGCCCGAGAACACGCCTCCATCTTCGCTCAG atggGCTATGACGGTTTCTTCTTTGGCCGTTTGGACTATCAGGACAAAGCTCGCAGGATGAAGACCAAAGAGATGGAAATGCTCTGGAGAGCCAGTGAAAGCCTGGCACCGCCTCTCGCTGATCTCTTCACAG GTGTTCTTCCGAATGGCTATAACCCACCTGAGGGCTTCTGCTGGGACCAGTCGTGTGATGATCCTCCAATAAGAGATGACCCAGACCTTGAGGACTACAATGTGGATGAGATAGTAC AGTTTTTGAACGTTTCCTATAAGCAG GCTGCCTTTTATAAGACGAACCACATCATTATGACCATGGGTTCAGACTTCCAGTATGAGAACGCCAATCTCTGGTACAAGAACATGGATAAGTTGATCAAGTATGTAAATGCCCTGCAAGTTAAAGGGAGCAAGGTGAATGTGCTTTACTCAACACCGTCCTGCTACCTTCAGGAACTCAACCTTGCCAACCTCACCTG GCCTCTGAAGACAGATGATTTTTTCCCCTATGCCGATGACGCTCATGATTTCTGGACAGGTTATTTTACCAGCCGGCCAGCGTTGAAGTTATACGAGAGACTGAGCAACAGCCGACTACAG ACATGCAACCAGTTGGAGGTGCTCGGTGGGCCCAAGTCCACATCAGGACCCTTTGGTGAAGGGGACAGTGATACTATGA AGAGGGCGATGGGTGTAGCTCAACATCACGATGCTGTGTCTGGGACAGAAAAACAGCACGTGGCGTATGATTATGCCAGGAGACTGGCTACAGGCTGGGCACATTGTGAG GTGCTGGTTCGTAATTCTCTGGCGGTTCTCAGTGGCTCTGAAGCTCCACGTGTGTTCTGTGAGAATCtcaacatcagtgtgtgtccCCTCACAGAAAGCAGCCAGATG TTCTCTATGAATGTGTACAATCCTCTGGGCAGGACTATAAGCTGGCCTGTTCGTTTGCCTGTCAATGGTTCATTGTACAAAGTTACCGATAAAAACGGCAAAGAAGTGGACAGTCAG GTGGTTCCACTTTCAAAGTCCACACAGCAAGTGAGGCGGAACAGGGGTTATGCCAAAGCTGAGCTGGTTTTTCAGGTTGAAGCTCCTCCTCTTGGCTACACTACGTACATCATCTCCAAGCTTAAGGAAGAGCCTCCTGCATCCAGCACCAAACCCACAGCCACTCGCGTCATTCAGAACAAG TTCTTGAAGGTGACCTTTGACGACACCACAGGTCTGTTGAGCAGCCTGACAAACCTGGAAACAAATCAAACCATTCGACTCACTCAGAACTTCTACTG GTATAATGCAAGCGCTGGGAATAATAAGGAAAGCCGGCAGCCATCGGGGGCTTACATTTTCAGACCTAATTCCTCAGACCCCTTCGTCGTTAACAAAACTGCTGAAATACAGATAGTTACAGTTTCCAACACAGTTCAAGAAGTGACGCAATGGTTTAGCCCCTGGGTTTCCCAGGTTGTCCGTTTGTATGAGGGCCACAGGGAACTGGAGCTTGAGTGGACCGTGGGACCTGTACCTATTGC aGATGGTTTAGGGAAAGAAGTGATCACCCGTTTGGACACAGACATTGAGTCCTCTGAGTATTTCTACACTGATTCTAATGGCAGAGAGGTTCTGGAACGACG GAAAGATTATCGGCCCACTTGGGATTTGAAGCAGACGGAGCCAATCGCTGGAAACTACTATCCAGTCAATTCTCGTGCTTACATCAAG gatGACAAGCATCAGCTGACAGTAGTGACCGATCGCTCTCAAGGGGCCAGCAGCATCTATAACGGCTCGCTGGAAATCatg cTGCACAGGAGACTGCTGTATGATGATTTCAGAGGAGTGGGAGAGCCTCTCTCTGAGCCGGGAGTGTTTTTTGATGGTTTAGTTGCCCGAGGGCATATGCTGCTGACCCTCACGCCACCAAACATGGCCGCAGATATCCACAGACCCCTCGCACAGGGTATGGTGCTCCAACCCCTGCTCTCCTTCCAGGACGGCACACCTCTCTCCAACACAAAACTGGAG TTCTCTGGGCTTCAGGCTGCTCTGCCCCCTGCTGTTCACCTGTTGACAATGTCTCAGTGGGATAAAGACTCTGTTCTGATTAGGCTGGAACATCAGTACCAGGCCAAAGAGAGCAAAACACACTCGCAGCCTGTTACAGTCAACTTACAG aaGCTGTTTTCTACTCTGGAGGTGCTCGGAGCATCTGAGATGAGCCTTGGGGCAAATCAGTGGAAAGAGGACATGAACCGGCTACAGTGGAACACAG CAAAGGCATCAAAGCCACTCAGTGCCAAAGACCCCTCACCATGggaagtcacactaaacccaATGGAGATCCGCACCTTCTTGTTGCGGGTACGACAGCTTTAG